A single region of the Cereibacter sphaeroides 2.4.1 genome encodes:
- the fabG gene encoding 3-oxoacyl-ACP reductase FabG: protein MFDLTGKSALITGASGGIGGGIARALHAAGATVALSGTRTGPLEELAAELGDRAHVLACNLSDAAAVEALPKQAAEAMGAVDILVNNAGITRDQLAMRMSDEDWEQVIEVNLTSTFRLCRGVLRGMMKARWGRIVNITSIVGATGNPGQANYAASKAGVVAMSKSFAAEVASRGITVNAVAPGFIATAMTDKLNDEQKARILGQVPMGRMGAPDDIAAAVLYLASPAAGYVTGATLHVNGGMAML from the coding sequence ATGTTCGATCTGACGGGAAAATCGGCGCTCATCACCGGCGCTTCGGGCGGCATCGGCGGCGGCATCGCGCGCGCGCTCCATGCGGCGGGGGCGACGGTGGCGCTCTCCGGCACGCGGACGGGACCGCTCGAAGAGCTGGCGGCCGAGCTGGGGGATCGCGCCCATGTGCTCGCCTGCAACCTCTCGGATGCGGCGGCCGTCGAGGCGCTGCCGAAGCAGGCGGCCGAGGCGATGGGCGCGGTCGACATCCTCGTGAACAATGCGGGCATCACCCGCGATCAGCTCGCCATGCGCATGTCGGACGAGGATTGGGAGCAGGTGATCGAGGTGAACCTGACCTCGACCTTCCGGCTCTGCCGCGGCGTGCTGCGCGGCATGATGAAGGCGCGCTGGGGGCGGATCGTCAACATCACCTCCATCGTGGGCGCGACGGGCAATCCGGGGCAGGCCAATTATGCCGCCTCGAAGGCGGGCGTCGTGGCCATGTCGAAAAGCTTTGCGGCCGAGGTGGCGAGCCGCGGCATCACCGTCAATGCGGTGGCGCCGGGCTTCATCGCGACCGCGATGACCGACAAGCTGAACGACGAGCAGAAGGCGCGGATTCTGGGTCAGGTGCCGATGGGCCGGATGGGCGCCCCCGACGATATCGCGGCGGCCGTGCTCTATCTGGCCAGTCCCGCGGCGGGCTATGTGACGGGGGCCACGCTCCATGTGAACGGCGGCATGGCGATGCTGTGA
- a CDS encoding acyl carrier protein — protein sequence MSDIADRVKKIVVEHLGVEEEKVTENASFIDDLGADSLDTVELVMAFEEEFGIEIPDDAAETIQTFGDAVKFISEAA from the coding sequence ATGAGCGACATCGCTGATCGCGTGAAGAAGATCGTCGTCGAGCATCTGGGCGTCGAAGAGGAGAAGGTGACCGAGAATGCCTCGTTCATCGACGACCTCGGCGCGGACAGCCTCGACACGGTCGAGCTCGTGATGGCCTTCGAGGAAGAGTTCGGCATCGAGATCCCGGACGATGCGGCCGAAACCATCCAGACCTTCGGCGATGCGGTGAAGTTCATCTCGGAAGCCGCCTGA